One window of the Streptomyces sp. ITFR-21 genome contains the following:
- a CDS encoding histone-like nucleoid-structuring protein Lsr2 — protein sequence MKKTVITLVDDLDPTGQTEAVETVQFALDGVTYEIDLSADNAHVLRARLKEFRQAARVTAKTRTTRPRPMETDAGPGATLSRHQNGVDPAEARAWAISHGLIPENQRGVLAKKYKDAYSAFQRGDGGPLNELLRIPHQSEEGDKDWDPDGDTPVKQLDHSKAVNAATRSETKAAETAGETDAAEAEARRHYRPITPSARMADPKKWQRRTGYGNTRTDKIAEWTLTERIAALSDQNLGILGQLAGVLPLARGNKVSYLKTSDTRLENMEFIEQDPNSPHGWTITPFGRHAYAVRTSKAA from the coding sequence ATGAAGAAGACCGTCATCACCCTCGTCGACGACCTCGACCCCACCGGCCAGACCGAAGCCGTCGAGACCGTGCAATTCGCCCTGGACGGAGTCACCTACGAGATCGACCTCAGCGCCGACAACGCCCACGTGCTCCGCGCCCGACTCAAGGAGTTCCGCCAAGCCGCCCGCGTCACGGCCAAGACGCGGACCACCAGGCCCCGCCCCATGGAAACCGACGCCGGCCCCGGGGCCACCCTCAGCCGCCACCAGAACGGTGTCGACCCCGCCGAGGCACGAGCCTGGGCCATCTCGCACGGCCTCATTCCCGAGAACCAGCGCGGAGTACTGGCCAAGAAATACAAGGACGCCTACAGCGCCTTCCAGCGCGGTGACGGCGGCCCGCTCAACGAACTCCTCCGCATCCCGCACCAGAGCGAAGAGGGCGACAAGGACTGGGACCCGGACGGCGACACGCCCGTCAAGCAGCTCGACCACTCCAAGGCCGTGAACGCCGCCACGCGCTCCGAGACCAAGGCCGCCGAGACGGCCGGAGAGACCGACGCCGCCGAGGCCGAAGCCCGCAGGCACTACCGGCCGATCACCCCCAGCGCCCGCATGGCCGACCCGAAGAAGTGGCAGCGCCGCACCGGGTACGGCAACACCCGTACCGACAAGATCGCCGAGTGGACGCTGACGGAACGCATCGCGGCCCTCAGCGACCAGAACCTCGGAATTCTCGGCCAGCTCGCTGGCGTGCTGCCCCTGGCCCGAGGGAACAAGGTCAGCTACCTCAAGACCAGCGACACCCGCCTGGAGAACATGGAGTTCATCGAGCAGGACCCCAACAGCCCGCACGGCTGGACCATCACGCCCTTCGGCCGCCACGCCTACGCGGTGCGGACCAGCAAGGCCGCATGA
- a CDS encoding DUF6881 domain-containing protein encodes MTETTENDRVPFLPEVNPQFPLLYVVIAAHLGIYRFKERDRAENLRRVKKVFQTYGDLGIPLLTKNGGEPFTAEDITDEMIARHDGLVTGEQEWDVETFEDHLLNIVSNHTGVPRISYLRIIRQGPINLGRPSEIHQEVNDRHRSEVRRVEVYADGRHLWRQDGEFGEGTAEEEFTESETVWPLSVLNQRDGQSAETTTADEFERLWERATSEECGWPQKFKAEPVVTDLEDAEVVTCSRTKEEGSAFCAEHGEMARRVFPALFPTA; translated from the coding sequence ATGACCGAGACCACCGAAAACGACCGCGTTCCGTTCCTGCCGGAAGTCAATCCGCAGTTCCCGTTGCTGTACGTCGTCATCGCGGCGCACCTGGGGATCTACCGGTTCAAGGAGAGGGACCGTGCCGAGAACCTGCGCCGGGTGAAGAAGGTTTTCCAGACGTACGGCGACCTCGGCATCCCGCTGCTGACCAAGAACGGCGGCGAACCCTTCACGGCCGAGGACATCACGGACGAGATGATCGCCCGGCATGACGGACTGGTCACCGGCGAGCAGGAGTGGGATGTCGAGACGTTCGAAGACCACCTGCTGAACATCGTCTCCAACCACACCGGCGTGCCGCGCATCAGTTACCTGCGGATCATCCGGCAGGGTCCGATCAATCTCGGCCGGCCGAGCGAGATCCACCAGGAGGTCAACGACCGCCACAGGTCCGAGGTGCGCCGCGTCGAGGTCTACGCCGACGGGCGGCATCTGTGGCGCCAGGACGGCGAGTTCGGGGAGGGCACGGCCGAGGAGGAGTTCACGGAATCCGAGACCGTCTGGCCGCTGTCCGTCCTCAACCAGCGTGACGGCCAGAGCGCGGAGACGACCACGGCCGATGAGTTCGAACGGCTGTGGGAACGGGCCACCAGCGAGGAGTGCGGCTGGCCGCAGAAGTTCAAGGCCGAGCCCGTAGTGACCGACCTGGAGGACGCGGAGGTCGTCACCTGCTCCCGCACGAAGGAAGAGGGTTCGGCGTTCTGTGCGGAGCACGGGGAGATGGCCCGGCGCGTCTTCCCGGCGCTCTTCCCCACTGCCTGA
- a CDS encoding histone-like nucleoid-structuring protein Lsr2, with translation MAQKVRVRLVDDLDGSEAHETVTFALDGKPREIELSHENAARFRRLLDPFMEASRPAKSTNLAAKGTPPVTQAALREEGIRIREWADRHHLPINPLGRIPQKTRKAWEQHVKHGDRSLLDSLLERAGIDPNAASTTEPRKVVSIRQGTATTEDHLERQARAVGKLSEPQCKRLRETCAGDGTATAADPTDRSSYEALRRRGCMDLTAEGTYVVTDVGRTWLRLNKEPLSA, from the coding sequence ATGGCGCAGAAGGTCCGGGTCCGACTCGTCGACGATCTGGATGGGAGCGAAGCCCACGAGACGGTGACCTTCGCGCTCGACGGCAAGCCGAGGGAAATCGAACTCTCTCACGAAAACGCAGCCAGGTTTCGTCGCCTCCTCGACCCATTCATGGAGGCAAGCCGTCCCGCCAAGTCCACGAACCTCGCAGCCAAGGGAACGCCTCCAGTCACCCAGGCCGCGCTCCGCGAGGAGGGCATCCGCATCCGAGAATGGGCAGATCGGCACCACCTACCCATCAACCCTCTCGGACGCATCCCTCAAAAGACCCGCAAAGCCTGGGAGCAGCACGTCAAGCACGGCGACCGGAGTCTGCTCGACTCGCTGCTTGAACGGGCCGGCATCGACCCAAACGCTGCCTCTACGACCGAACCACGCAAAGTCGTCAGCATCCGGCAAGGCACAGCCACAACCGAAGACCACCTCGAACGCCAAGCCCGCGCCGTCGGCAAACTGTCGGAACCCCAGTGCAAGCGCCTGCGAGAGACCTGCGCCGGGGACGGAACAGCAACTGCCGCCGACCCCACAGACCGGAGCAGCTACGAAGCACTCCGCCGCCGTGGCTGCATGGATCTAACGGCCGAAGGCACCTACGTCGTCACAGACGTGGGACGAACCTGGCTCCGCCTCAACAAAGAGCCTCTATCAGCCTGA